ACCCAGATTTGGTTCTTGAGCGGATTAAGAAGGCACTAAGCGATATGAATGAAATAGAGGAGATAACGATCAACGAGCAGAGCGATAAAGAGTATTACATCGTTCTGATACGGTTTACCACGCCCCTTGACAAGGATTGGAAGGAAATAAAGTCCGAGGTATTAAAGAGGATCGTAAAAGTGCATAGAGAGCTTAAGCTTGTTGAAAAGCCCGTAGGCGGATGAGTTTGAATTTAAAGATAAAAACACCAAACCTTAGCTGTGTTGGTTGGAGATAGGTATGCCAATACTTCCCATAGATTCTGAAAGGTACGGTAGCAAGGAGATAAAGGAGGTGTTCGAGGAAAGTAGTAGACTTAAGTACATACTAGCAGTAGAGGCGGCCGTTGCAGAGACACAAGCGGAATTGGGAGTTATACCGACGGCCGCTGGTAGGGAAATAGCCTCGAAGGCAAACCTCGACTACGTAACCCTGGAAAAATGTAAAGAGGTCGAGAAAATAATAGGCCATGAGCCTGCAAACATCGTGGAAGTTCTAGTTGATGTGTGCGAGGAGTATGCAAAACCGTGGGTCCACTATGGTCTAACGAGTAACGATCTCTTGGATACGGCAACGTCCATGCAGATAAGGGACGCCTTGAGAATAATCGAGGGTAGGATGCGTGAGCTTACGGTGCTACTGGCTGAGATGGCACAGCGATATGCTGACCTGCCTGCAGTCGGGAGGACCCACGGACAGCATGCGAGCATAATTTCTTTTGGTTTGAAGTTTGCCGTCTGGGCATCTGAAATGCTGAGACACTTCGATAGACTTGCCCAACTACGCGAGAGAGTGTTAGTATGTAAGACGTTGGGTGTGGTAGGCACAGGCTCCGTCATGGGCGAGAAGGCACTCGAAGTCCAAAGGCGCGTTGCAGAAAAGCTTGCCCTTAAACCTATCGATGCCGCGACGCAGGTGGTTCCTAGAGAGCTTCACGCAGAGGTCGTCTTCTTCGCCGCACTTCTTGCATCTACCTTGGATAGGGTTGCCACGGAGATAAGAAATTTGCAGAGGACAGAGATAGGTGAGGTTGAAGAGCCCTTCAGGCCGGGACAGGTTGGGAGCTCGGCAGTTCCTGTGAAAAGAAACCCCATAAAATCCGAAAAGGTCTCTTCGATAGCGCGCTTGCTAAGACCACTTGCTCAAGTTGCCCTCGACAACATACCGTTGTGGCACGAAAGGGATCTAACTAACTCTGCGAACGAACGTTTCATAATTCCTATGAGTCTCATCTTACTCGATGAAGCACTCAAAACCATGACGGAAGTGTTAAAAGGGCTTAGGGTTAACAAGGAATCCATAACGGCCAATATACAAAAGACCGACGGAAGAATTTTTTCCGAGTTTATACTTGACCTGATGTTAAAGAAGGGCTTTTCCAGGATTAATGCCTACAGAATCATTCAGAAAGCATCAGAGATGACGGATGTATCCTTTGTTGATGCCTTATTGAGGATGCCTGAGGTCGTATGTAGGTTATCGAGGGAAGAGATAGAGGGTGTCATGAGACCGGATAAATGCTTAGGCGCATCAAAGTTGATAATAAATCGTATCGTCGAGGAAGTGGAAAGAAAGCTGTCTACTCTTGGAAGCTCCTTTCCTCCGACGGCTTAGCTTCCAACACTCTCAACCTGTAGTTGTTTCTGTTCCTTATCCTAGGGATCGGGCTACGTCTTGGCTTGGCCTCTAGCTTAGGTGTCTGGGACCTGACCTTTCCAGCCTTAGTCACAGACCCGTGACTCGGCATCCCGAATTCCCGGGATTACGTGTTTCACCCATCCATTTATACCTTATGACAACAGCTATATCTTAATACGTGATGGTTTATCCTGAATTAAAATGGCTATAGCGCGTATCTTAGCAAGTCCGCTGGGCATATTGGCCCTGGATGGCGACAAGGTCGTAGGCTTTCGTAGTTATAACAACGACTTGAACGAAGCCGCAAAAGTTTACTTAAACGTACAGAACGGAGTGCTCCCCTCAAACATAAAGGAGCTACTCAAGGAATTAGTGGATAAGGGCTACTCTTCGTTAACAGTTGAAGACCCAAGGATCTTCGAGTCGTTGAATAAGTTGACAGAAGGTATCGCCGTTAGTATAGAGTACGCAGAGCCAGAACCTATAGATTTAGAATCCTTGTTCGTGAAAAACGGACTCGTCGGTAGTCGGGAAGAGTATGAGCAGAAAGTAAAAATGGTTTGTGACGTAGCGTTAGCGCTCAGTCTCAAGGTTGCTATAAGTAGAAGAGACGTACTCATCATACCAGCAGTCCATGTTCACGAGAACGTTGAGAAGCAGATAAACACCGTTTACATGGGTTGTAGAGAGTGGTATGGTATTCACTTCCCAGAACTAAACGACTTGGTTGATGACCCCGAAGACTATCTGAAAATTGTAGCAAAAATAGGCTCAAGGGACAGAATGAACGAAGAAAACCTCTCAAAGATAATTCCGGGTCACAAGAGGTTAAAAGAAATACTCATAGCTAAGGAAAAGTCCGTCGGTGCCGGTCTGCTAGAACAGGACGAAGAATACATAAGAAGATTTGCCGAAGAGGGTCTAAGGTTAATACAGCTTAGAAAGGATTTAGAAAATTATATCAGGTCGCTCATGAGCCTTGAAGCACCGAACCTGACTGCTATAGCAGGACCGATACTTGGAGCTAAGCTATTAGCATTGGCAGGAGGGTTGGATAAGCTTGCTAGGATGCCTGCAAGCACGATACAGGTACTCGGTGCCGAGAAGGCACTCTTCCGTTTCCTTAAAACTGGTAGAGGCGCACCCAAACACGGGCTGATATTCCAGCACCCGTACGTCCATACATCGCCTAGGTGGCAGAGGGGTAAAATAGCCAGGGCACTCGCGGCCAAGATATCCATAGCGGCACGCATAGACTACTTCTCCCGCGAGGACAGGAGCGCCGAACTTAGGAAGGCCTTAGAAGATAGGATAAAGGAGATAAAAACAAAGTACGCAGAACCTCCTAAACGTGAGAAGAAAGTGAAGAAGATGAAAGGTCCTCGAAAAGGTTAACCGTATTGGGTGGTTAGAATGTTAAGCGTTGAGAAGCACGATAGGTTTGATGGTGTGTACTGGGTCTATTCAGACGCGGAGAAGATACTTGCGACCAGAAGCTTGGATAAGGGCTTCAGGGTCTACGGTGAAAGGTTATTCAGGTTAGGGGATGAGGAGTACCGAGAATGGATTCCTTACAGGAGCAAGCTCGCGGCCGCGATTCTCTCCGGCATTAAGGAAGTAGGGATCAGGTCAGGTTGTAGGGTTCTGTACCTGGGCGTCGCGTCGGGAACGACGGCAAGTCACGTCTCCGATATAATCGGCGAGAAAGGTATGCTTTACGGCGTCGACTTCGCACCCATGGTCTTGGCCCAGTTTAAGCGTAACGTAGCCGACAGGAGGAAGAACGTCGTCGCGATATACGCGGACGCCAGGTTCCCTATAACTTACAAATCCATCGTCGGTCAGGTAGATTTCGTCTACTGCGACATCGCACAGCCAGAGCAGGCCAAGATACTTGCCGAGAATGCCAGGCTCATGCTGAAGGACGACGGGCTGGCTATGATAGCTATAAAGGCGAGGAGCATAGACAGCGTCGAAGAGCCTAGCAAGGTTTACAGACAGGAGATTGCGGTGTTAGAAAATAATGGCTTCGTCGTACTCGAGAAAGTTGACCTGGGAAAGTACGAGCAGGACCACATCATGGTCCTGGTAAGATACTCATCGAGAAGGTAAAATGATAATCTGCGGTATAGATGAGGCTGGTAGGGGCTCGGTAATCGGACCTTTGGTGGTTTTGGGTATAGCAATTCATGAGAAAGACATTCCATCGCTAAAGGATGTGGGTGTTAGGGATTCAAAAACTTTGAGCAGGAAAGTTAGGGAGGAGCTTTACCAAAAAATCTTAAGCTTGAACGTTAGCGTCTACGAGGTCGTCGTGGACGCCGCCGAAGTAGACAGGTACTTAAAAAAGAGGTCCGGACCCAGCATAAACACCCTAGAGGCGAATGCAGCAGCGGAAATAATAAGAAACCTAAGACCAGACGTGGTTTACATAGATTCCCCAGATGTAAAGCCAACTAGGCATGCTGAAAGGGTTTTGGCGATGCTGGACTACTCCCCGAGGATCGTGTGCGAACACAAGGCGGACTCCCGTTACGAGGTTGTGGCAGCCGCCTCGGTCCTCGCTAAAGTAAGAAGGGACACTATGCTGGCAAAGCTGTCCGAGGTCTATGGGGACTTAGGCTCCGGATACCCCTCGGACAAGAGGACGATAGATTTCCTTAGCAAATGCTTAAGGGATGAGGATGAAATTCCTTCTTGCGTAAGGAAAGGTTGGAGAACTATCGACAAACTCCTACAAGCGAAGCTGGATCTTTTTGGAGAGAGGTAGGCAATGGACGGCGAAAAGTTATTTGTCCTCACTGGAGCTCCTGGAAGCGGCAAGACGACAGTGGTACTGAGGCTTGTAGAGATTTTGAAGAACATGGGACTCAGCGTAGGAGGAATGTACACAAGGGAGGTTAGGTCTTCCGGGGTTAGGGTAGGGTTCGAGATAGTGGACGTCGCCACGGGCAAAGTCGGTACGCTAGCTTGGACAGGTTGCGGTCCCGGCCCGAGGGTTGGCAAGTACGTAGTCAACCTGAGGGACTTGGAAGAAGTTGGTGTCAAGGCTATAGAATTAGCTAGCCAATTTGACGTTGTTGTCGTGGACGAGGTCGGGCCGATGGAGCTGAAAAGCCGTAAGTTTAAGGAAGCCGTGAGGAAGCTTTTGGCTAAGGGTAGACCTGCTGTGCTTACGATACACTATAGGGCAAGCGATGAGCTGCTCGACGAGATAAGGAGGCTCGTGGGCGATAGGAGCATAGTGGTAACTTTCGACAACCGAGATAGTCTGCCCATGGTTTTGGCAGAGAAGATTAAAGGCATCGTAAGAGGTGGCGCATGAGTTGGACGAGGGAATCATAGAGTTCCCAACAAGGGTTTACGAGGAAGGGAAGGTTAGGTTTTTGGCTCCGGCCCTTCCAGAAGGTTGGGAGAAAGCCGTTTCGCCAAGCGGTATGCCCGTCTTCTTTAACCCACACTCCAAGCTCTCACGCGACATGACAGTTCTGGCGGTCGGAGCATACTTTGACAGAAAAGACATAAAGGTTTGCGAGCCTTTAGCCGGCTGCGGCATCAGGGGTATAAGGATCGCCGTAGAGACCGGGCTCGTATCGAAGTTGATTTTGAACGACATAAACACCTTTGCCTATTCTTTGATAAAAAAGAACGTTGAGACGGCCGGCTTAGCCGACATAACCGGGGTCTACAACATGGACGCGAACGCGCTTCTTGCGGCGCACTCTTCCAGAAAACTCAGGTTTGACTACGTGGACGTGGACCCCGCAGGCTCACCTGCACCCTTTCTTGAGAACGCGATACGCTCATGTCGGAGCGACGGATTGCTTGGCTTTACTGCAACGGACTTGGCGCCCCTTTGCGGGACCAATCCCCTTTCGTGCATGAGGAAGTACGATGCCGTGCCTTATGCGTCACCCTATTCAAAAGAAACGGCCGCAAGAATCTTACTGGGCTTCGCGGCACGGACCGCAGCAAGGCTCGGTATGAGCATCTCCCCGGTCTTAACGTTCTACAGGAGACACTACATCAGGGCCTTCGTGAGGCTAACCTACGGCAAGACACTAGCTAAGGAATCTTTTAGGAACATCGGATGGATGTACGAGTGCAAATCGTGCGGCAGCATCCAGTGGTCGAGTTATGTCGAGCCCTTTAAGTTATGCGAAGCTTGCAGGTCTGTCCCGCAGGTTTTCGGTCCCTTATGGCTTGGAGAGTTAACCTCCAGAGACTTCGCATTAAAGATGTTAGGAATGGCGCGCGAAGCTGGTATGAAAGAGGCCTATAGTCTGCTAAGAAAGATCTCCGAGGAGCTTCAGACGATCCCGTTCTATTATAGGGTTGATGAAATCGGCAAGAGGCTTAAGTCAAAGGTGCCAAAACCTGCCAACGTCGTGGATAGGCTACGCTCCCTCGGCTTCAGCGCATCGTTAACACACTTTGACGGGCAGGGCTTTAAGACAAACGCTCCACGTGAGGTTATCGAACAGGTGTTTTCTGAACTTGTATCTTCAGAGGTTTAATCAGCCAAATGCACGTTACGTGTTTTATTTCTTGTCCAACGCCAACAAGAATATCTCGGAACTGTGTTTTCTTGTAGCCGTAGGTACGACTCGCTTGACCCTTCGAAAGTTAAGACGCAACCTTTCTTCGATGCTCTTTACCTCGGGACTTTCAAAAAGTTTTATGTAAAGTCCGCCACCCTTACGAAGCAACTCTCCTGCTATCCTTAGAGCAGCTTCGACGAGTTCGAGCTGTCTCGGTATATCTACTTCTCTGATGCCTGTTAAGCTTCGTGCTAAATCCGATACAACCTTATCGGCCAACTCACCGTTCAGCGCTTCCCTTATCTTCTCTGTTATATGAGGGTCAAGGACGTCCGAAGTTATTCTTACAACGTTGTTCGCGATATTGAAATCTTGTGGTTTTATATCCACGGCTACGACAAGACCTCGTGGACCGACGTACTTGGCAGCTAGTTGTACCATCCCTCCGGGTGCCGAGCCTAAGATTACGACTTTATCGCCTGGCTTTAGAAAGCCGTACTTCTTCTGTACGTACTGGAGCTTAAAGGCAGCCCTTGAAAGTAGTCCCAATTTTCTCGCAAGCGTGGTATAATGATCTCTAGAAGGAGAAGGGTGTTTCCTAAGCATACATTAGACCTGGCCGATACCGTCGGTCTGCTGTCCCAGTATCCACTCTTCCAACCGCACGCATATACAGGGCGTTACCGTCCTTTCCAAGCCGCATGTATTTTCATGCGTGCAGGATGGACATGGAGCGCCCTTGATGGGGTCGACGCTCAGCTGCTTTATCAGAGGAACCAACCTTCTGGTCCATCTATCATTCGCAAACTCCTTAACCCGCTTTACTATCCCCTTCTTTTCTAACTTTATCGCTATCCTAGAACCTTCTCTACTCGTAACGCCGAGTTTATGCCAGAGCTCAGATTGAAGTATGCCCTTGTCTTCGTATTTCAGCAGGAGCTTTATTGCTCGCTCCTCAAGTTTTGTCATCTTCATCTGCATGTTCGTTGCACCATAACTTCACACTATCAACTGGTTTTATATCCTTGAGATTATGTCTTGTTTACAAATATTTCACTCAGTAATATTTAAACACTATTCTGTTTGCAGTTCAACGTATATCTTGGTATTTGTTAACAGTTCTTTATACCTGTTCCTGATGGTTACTTCGGTTACCCTTGCAACCTCTGCAACCTCTCGCTGTGTTATCTTGTAACCCATGAGCGTTGCTGCCAAATAGGTAGCGGCCGCCGCCAAACCTACGGGCCCTCTTCCGTCAATCAAGCCGCATGTCCTCGCATGTTCTAGCAATTCGATCGCAACCCTCTCGACATCGCCCCTCACCCTGAAGTTATTAACGAACCTTGAAACGTAGAGTTTAGTATCTGGTGAGAGCGGTGCTATGTTTAATTTCTTAATAAGAAACCTATAACATTTCGTTATCTCCTTTTTATTTAAATTTAATGCCATAGCTATCTCGCTCAGCATCCTTGGGATTCCGCATTGCTTACACGCTAGGTAAACCGCAGCTGCTGCCGTGTTTCTTATGGACCTACCACGCATCGCGCTTGTCTTCACTACTTTTCTGTATATGAGACTTGCAGTTTCCATGATATTTGTGGGTAGACCCAACTTTAAACATATTGCCGCAATCTCCGATAAGCCCCTTACGGAACTTCTCACTGTACCGTTCATTATCGTCATTTTATCGCATCGCTTAAGAGCGGACAACGCTTCGGCTTGCAAGTCCGAAACGTACGCGCCCTTTCCATCTTTCCATCCTATTTTAGTTGAAAGGCCCATGTCGTACATGACTAAAGTTATTGGGGCACCAACCCGCGTTCTCTTTCCATCCTTTTCTTGGTTAAAACTCCTCCACTCAGGTCCTAAGTCGGCTGTAGTATTTACTATTACAAAACCACAATCCACGCAGACTACCTCACCGCTGAGCTTATCGAACAACAGGTTCGAGCTACCGCATTCAGGACATCTTGTTACCGTTTCGTCGTGTAACATTCGCGACAAAAGCTTTCACTCCGTAATATAAAATTTTGAACCCTGTGAGTACTGCTTATCTGTTGTAAGCTTTATTGCCACAAAATGTGAGCTGACCGGTCCAAAAACGTTTGAAACATAACCAACGTGATTAAGTTCTTCGTCGTAAACTTTAGCTCCCAGGGCCGGGACAACCTTTCCCTTTAATATAATTTCATTACCTACGGTGTGAATAAGGGTACCCAGAACCACCGGTCCATGCTTCAGCTTAGACATATTTAATACTTAATATCGGTTGCATTTAAAATTTTATCGTTCTTTCATTTCTTGTTTTAATAATTCCTGTGCTAAGGCCTTTATGACGGATTGTTTGCTTAGTAGTTTATCTGGCTTAACTACGAGCCTGCCGGTTTTTTTCCAGTGAGTCTTGGGATGAGCGGCAACCTCAACCTTAACGTACCATCCAAGCTTCTGAGCGGCCTTACTCAATTTCTCTACAGTTGGTGACCTAGAGGAGAGTCGCAGTGGAACCCTCCTACCTTCCCTCCAACTCAGTGACCTATCAAAGTACGTAGGCCATATTATGAAACCTTCACGCCTAATCATATTAAATATCGCCTCTGCATATGCGCTAAGATCAACCTGCAGGAGTTATCAGAACCGCGTTTATAACGCCATCCCTACCAGGTCTTGAGGTGATTTTAGCGTCCCCGAGTGGTGTTTCGATTATTGCACCTTTAGTGATCACGCCTCTCCTTTCGTAGTCTTTATTGGAGGGGTTAGATTTAACCCGGATTATAGTGGTCTTCTCAACTCTTTTCGTAACTGGATTGTAGACGTTTACCACATTATCAGAAACCACAGCTACCTTGAGCCCTCCACCAAAAGTATCCTTAATCTTTATCTTTCTATCGCCTACGCTGGCTAACGTTGGCTCTCCTCCTCGCTCATACCTCCTCTTCTTCCTATACGGAACCTTTTTGCCGCCGGTTGGTTTTCGTTTGTGTATATCGGTGTGCCACTGTACCATGCTTATTCCTTTAAATGAGAGAAGCTTTTAACTTTTACCGGAGCTTTTTTCTAACAGCCCCTCTATGTATTTTCTTATTTCTTGGGGATTATTCTTGATGTTAAAATAGTCTGCAAAAAGTTGGGTAGTCCTTAGCAGGAGTGTTCTGCCGGATTTTTCGGCCTCAACTAACCCTTTCTCAATTAACTGTTTAACATGTTTGTAGGCTTCCTTTCCTCTGGCTGCCGCCAGAACCGCCTGGCTTACAGGCTGATGGTATGCAATGAATGATAAAGTTTTGAGCAAAGCTGTGCTCAAAAGCGGCTTCTTCACGTACCTCCTAACTATTTCCGAGTACTCTGGCGCTAGGCATAGAAAATACCGCTCACCCTCTAGTTTTTTAATCCTAAACGGATGATTGGATTTTTCGTATTCAGTAGAGATGTCGTTTATAATCTCCCTTATGGTGCTTTTTGACGTTGTGCCTACAGCATTCATGAGTTTTTGTAACTCAACCGGCTTATCGGAAGCATAGAGCAGCGACTCAATAACCGCTTTCATCCATGCCTTTCTTTTTTCATCCATGTATCCCACCCATGGATATCAAGATCTTCCCATTATCGTCTTCGATGATCGTAATCATACCTCTTGACGCAATAAACAGGAGTAGTATAAAACGTCTCACTGCCTCTAGCCTATTAACTCCACTCATAATCTCATCTAACGTTATGATCCCTTTAATTTCCAGAACCTCTTTTATAAAATTGTAGAACTCCTCCAACTTCTCCTCGATTTTTATTATAAAGTCTTCGATGTTTAGTTGTTGTTCGTCATCGTTGTTTTGCTTGCGTTGCGGTGGTGATTCAGAGAGAACGTGCTTTAGAGCACTAATCAGCTCCATTATAGTGGTCGTCACGAATTCGCCCTTCAACGGTGGAAATATTGGAGGCGGTATGAAGTATTCTTGCTTTTGTTTTACGACAGGCACTTCGTCAGAAGCAAGTAGCCTCTCCGTTTTTATCCTATGCAGTGTTGCTGCGGAGTATACGGCTATTCCTGAAGAAGTAAAATCAAACGTTTCCCTTCTTTTTAGGACCGAGGCCAAAGAACTTAGCAGCTCTCTTAAGTTAATTTCCCAAACTCTTAATTTATCCCAGTTTGTAATGTCGAATAGTACACGCCAGGGTGACCTGATCCATTGAATCTTTTCACCTTCTACCTCAGCCAGCTTCGACTCCCTCCAACTTCGTCCTAATTATTCTGGACTCGCCCCTCTCCATGTAAACACCAATAAGTTGGTCAGCTTTTTCGGCCAGCACATCTTTAAGACTTACGATGATTATCTGCGTCTTCTTAGACATCTCCTTCAGCAATTCGGCCAACGCAACGGTGTAGGCCACGTCCATATGGGCGTCTATCTCGTCGAAAATGTAGAAGTCGGCAGGTGTGAGGCCTTGGAGTGCCATAAGGAGCGAGACGGCTGCAACGGACCTCTCCCCTCCACTAACGCTCCTCAAAGAACGTTGAGGTTTCCCAGGGAACTGCACCACGACTTCAACTCCCGATTCGCTTGGTTTTGTCTCGTCAACAAGCCTGAGCCAGGCCACACCGTTCGTAAGCCTGTTAAAGTATGCCGCAAACTTTTCGGAAACTTTTTCCATCGTTGTAAAGAAAGCTTTTAGCTTCTCCCCTTCGACCATCTTTATAAAGTTGATTATCTCTTGCCTTTCCAGCTCTAATTCGCTTATTCTAACTGACCTGAGTTTGTAGTTTCCAATCAAAGCCTCGTATTGCTCCGAAGCCAATTGGTTCACAAAAGACAGCTCTTCCCTTTCACCCTCTAAGGCTGTAAGTATTTGCTCTCTAAGTGCAGGCTCGAATGCTAATAACTC
Above is a window of Aigarchaeota archaeon DNA encoding:
- a CDS encoding RlmE family RNA methyltransferase, which gives rise to MLRKHPSPSRDHYTTLARKLGLLSRAAFKLQYVQKKYGFLKPGDKVVILGSAPGGMVQLAAKYVGPRGLVVAVDIKPQDFNIANNVVRITSDVLDPHITEKIREALNGELADKVVSDLARSLTGIREVDIPRQLELVEAALRIAGELLRKGGGLYIKLFESPEVKSIEERLRLNFRRVKRVVPTATRKHSSEIFLLALDKK
- the purB gene encoding adenylosuccinate lyase, with the protein product MPILPIDSERYGSKEIKEVFEESSRLKYILAVEAAVAETQAELGVIPTAAGREIASKANLDYVTLEKCKEVEKIIGHEPANIVEVLVDVCEEYAKPWVHYGLTSNDLLDTATSMQIRDALRIIEGRMRELTVLLAEMAQRYADLPAVGRTHGQHASIISFGLKFAVWASEMLRHFDRLAQLRERVLVCKTLGVVGTGSVMGEKALEVQRRVAEKLALKPIDAATQVVPRELHAEVVFFAALLASTLDRVATEIRNLQRTEIGEVEEPFRPGQVGSSAVPVKRNPIKSEKVSSIARLLRPLAQVALDNIPLWHERDLTNSANERFIIPMSLILLDEALKTMTEVLKGLRVNKESITANIQKTDGRIFSEFILDLMLKKGFSRINAYRIIQKASEMTDVSFVDALLRMPEVVCRLSREEIEGVMRPDKCLGASKLIINRIVEEVERKLSTLGSSFPPTA
- the rnhB gene encoding ribonuclease HII; this translates as MIICGIDEAGRGSVIGPLVVLGIAIHEKDIPSLKDVGVRDSKTLSRKVREELYQKILSLNVSVYEVVVDAAEVDRYLKKRSGPSINTLEANAAAEIIRNLRPDVVYIDSPDVKPTRHAERVLAMLDYSPRIVCEHKADSRYEVVAAASVLAKVRRDTMLAKLSEVYGDLGSGYPSDKRTIDFLSKCLRDEDEIPSCVRKGWRTIDKLLQAKLDLFGER
- a CDS encoding fibrillarin-like rRNA/tRNA 2'-O-methyltransferase; the encoded protein is MLSVEKHDRFDGVYWVYSDAEKILATRSLDKGFRVYGERLFRLGDEEYREWIPYRSKLAAAILSGIKEVGIRSGCRVLYLGVASGTTASHVSDIIGEKGMLYGVDFAPMVLAQFKRNVADRRKNVVAIYADARFPITYKSIVGQVDFVYCDIAQPEQAKILAENARLMLKDDGLAMIAIKARSIDSVEEPSKVYRQEIAVLENNGFVVLEKVDLGKYEQDHIMVLVRYSSRR
- a CDS encoding tRNA (guanine(10)-N(2))-dimethyltransferase; translation: MDEGIIEFPTRVYEEGKVRFLAPALPEGWEKAVSPSGMPVFFNPHSKLSRDMTVLAVGAYFDRKDIKVCEPLAGCGIRGIRIAVETGLVSKLILNDINTFAYSLIKKNVETAGLADITGVYNMDANALLAAHSSRKLRFDYVDVDPAGSPAPFLENAIRSCRSDGLLGFTATDLAPLCGTNPLSCMRKYDAVPYASPYSKETAARILLGFAARTAARLGMSISPVLTFYRRHYIRAFVRLTYGKTLAKESFRNIGWMYECKSCGSIQWSSYVEPFKLCEACRSVPQVFGPLWLGELTSRDFALKMLGMAREAGMKEAYSLLRKISEELQTIPFYYRVDEIGKRLKSKVPKPANVVDRLRSLGFSASLTHFDGQGFKTNAPREVIEQVFSELVSSEV
- a CDS encoding 30S ribosomal protein S8e, which encodes MVQWHTDIHKRKPTGGKKVPYRKKRRYERGGEPTLASVGDRKIKIKDTFGGGLKVAVVSDNVVNVYNPVTKRVEKTTIIRVKSNPSNKDYERRGVITKGAIIETPLGDAKITSRPGRDGVINAVLITPAG
- a CDS encoding signal recognition particle protein Srp19; this translates as MIRREGFIIWPTYFDRSLSWREGRRVPLRLSSRSPTVEKLSKAAQKLGWYVKVEVAAHPKTHWKKTGRLVVKPDKLLSKQSVIKALAQELLKQEMKER
- a CDS encoding NTPase, which translates into the protein MDGEKLFVLTGAPGSGKTTVVLRLVEILKNMGLSVGGMYTREVRSSGVRVGFEIVDVATGKVGTLAWTGCGPGPRVGKYVVNLRDLEEVGVKAIELASQFDVVVVDEVGPMELKSRKFKEAVRKLLAKGRPAVLTIHYRASDELLDEIRRLVGDRSIVVTFDNRDSLPMVLAEKIKGIVRGGA
- the scpB gene encoding SMC-Scp complex subunit ScpB; translated protein: MDEKRKAWMKAVIESLLYASDKPVELQKLMNAVGTTSKSTIREIINDISTEYEKSNHPFRIKKLEGERYFLCLAPEYSEIVRRYVKKPLLSTALLKTLSFIAYHQPVSQAVLAAARGKEAYKHVKQLIEKGLVEAEKSGRTLLLRTTQLFADYFNIKNNPQEIRKYIEGLLEKSSGKS
- a CDS encoding 30S ribosomal protein S30e — protein: MPSHGSVTKAGKVRSQTPKLEAKPRRSPIPRIRNRNNYRLRVLEAKPSEERSFQE
- the tfb gene encoding transcription initiation factor IIB (stabilizes TBP binding to an archaeal box-A promoter; responsible for recruiting RNA polymerase II to the pre-initiation complex), yielding MLHDETVTRCPECGSSNLLFDKLSGEVVCVDCGFVIVNTTADLGPEWRSFNQEKDGKRTRVGAPITLVMYDMGLSTKIGWKDGKGAYVSDLQAEALSALKRCDKMTIMNGTVRSSVRGLSEIAAICLKLGLPTNIMETASLIYRKVVKTSAMRGRSIRNTAAAAVYLACKQCGIPRMLSEIAMALNLNKKEITKCYRFLIKKLNIAPLSPDTKLYVSRFVNNFRVRGDVERVAIELLEHARTCGLIDGRGPVGLAAAATYLAATLMGYKITQREVAEVARVTEVTIRNRYKELLTNTKIYVELQTE
- a CDS encoding Lrp/AsnC family transcriptional regulator translates to MQMKMTKLEERAIKLLLKYEDKGILQSELWHKLGVTSREGSRIAIKLEKKGIVKRVKEFANDRWTRRLVPLIKQLSVDPIKGAPCPSCTHENTCGLERTVTPCICVRLEEWILGQQTDGIGQV